From the genome of Streptomyces sp. V1I1, one region includes:
- a CDS encoding ATP-binding protein — protein sequence MSLPLTRRIARAALLIAAGAAPVVGAAGSASAVELPQSPHGGLTALDTDSLGNTVDGAAQKATGTAGDTGAEAVKKTVPAAGKTVGKTGKSAPGTAKEAAGDTAGNAADVVGETAGTATESLGGETAGTATQSLGGLPVGSGLPTEQLPVKSPL from the coding sequence ATGTCCCTCCCCCTGACCCGTCGGATCGCCCGTGCCGCGCTGCTCATCGCGGCGGGTGCAGCCCCCGTGGTCGGTGCGGCCGGCTCCGCAAGCGCCGTGGAACTTCCCCAGAGCCCGCACGGCGGCCTGACCGCCCTCGACACGGACAGCCTCGGCAACACCGTCGACGGTGCCGCGCAGAAGGCCACCGGCACCGCGGGCGACACCGGCGCCGAAGCGGTCAAGAAGACCGTCCCGGCCGCGGGCAAGACCGTCGGCAAGACCGGCAAGTCGGCGCCCGGCACCGCCAAGGAGGCCGCCGGTGACACCGCGGGCAACGCCGCCGACGTCGTCGGCGAGACCGCCGGCACTGCCACTGAGTCGCTCGGCGGCGAGACTGCCGGCACCGCGACCCAGTCGCTCGGCGGCCTGCCCGTCGGCAGCGGTCTGCCCACCGAGCAGCTGCCGGTGAAGTCCCCGCTCTAG
- a CDS encoding bifunctional succinyldiaminopimelate transaminase/glutamate-prephenate aminotransferase encodes MPAVSSRLPVFPWDKLEPYKATAAAHPDGIVDLSVGTPVDPVPELVQKALVAAADSPGYPTVWGTAELRNALTAWVERRLGAVDVAHTNVLPVVGSKELVAWLPTQLGLGPGDKVAYPRLAYPTYEVGARLARAEAVVYDDPTDLDPAGLKLLWLNSPSNPTGRVLAKDELIRIVAWAREHGVLVFSDECYLELGWEAEPVSVLHPDVCGGTYEGVVAVHSLSKRSNLAGYRAAFIAGDEAVLGELLQIRKHGGMMTPAPVQAATVAALGDDTHVTEQRARYSARRTALRTALEGHGFRIEHSEASLYLWATRDEPCWDTVAHLAELGILVAPGDFYGTAGESFVRVAFTATDERVEAAVRRLG; translated from the coding sequence GTGCCCGCAGTCTCTTCGCGCCTTCCCGTCTTCCCCTGGGACAAGCTCGAGCCTTACAAGGCGACGGCGGCGGCCCACCCGGACGGCATCGTGGACCTCTCCGTCGGCACGCCCGTCGACCCCGTCCCCGAGCTGGTCCAGAAGGCCCTCGTCGCGGCAGCCGACTCTCCCGGCTATCCGACGGTGTGGGGGACGGCCGAGCTGCGGAACGCGCTCACCGCATGGGTGGAGCGGCGGCTCGGCGCCGTCGATGTGGCGCACACGAACGTCCTGCCGGTCGTCGGCTCCAAGGAGCTGGTGGCCTGGCTGCCGACCCAGCTCGGTCTCGGCCCGGGCGACAAGGTCGCCTACCCTCGGCTCGCCTACCCGACGTACGAGGTCGGCGCGCGCCTGGCCCGCGCGGAGGCAGTCGTCTACGACGACCCAACGGACCTCGACCCCGCCGGTCTGAAGCTGCTCTGGCTCAACTCGCCCTCCAACCCCACCGGCCGGGTGCTGGCCAAGGACGAGCTGATCCGCATCGTCGCGTGGGCGCGCGAGCACGGCGTGCTGGTCTTCAGCGACGAGTGCTACCTGGAGCTCGGCTGGGAGGCGGAGCCGGTCTCGGTCCTGCACCCGGATGTCTGCGGCGGTACGTACGAAGGCGTCGTCGCCGTCCACTCCCTGTCCAAGCGTTCCAACCTGGCCGGCTACCGCGCCGCGTTCATCGCCGGTGACGAGGCCGTGCTGGGCGAGCTGCTCCAGATCCGCAAGCACGGCGGGATGATGACCCCCGCGCCGGTACAGGCCGCGACCGTCGCGGCGCTCGGCGACGACACGCATGTCACGGAGCAGCGGGCGCGGTACTCCGCCCGGCGCACCGCCCTGCGCACGGCGCTGGAGGGGCACGGTTTCCGGATCGAGCACAGCGAGGCCAGCCTCTATCTGTGGGCGACGCGCGACGAGCCGTGCTGGGACACGGTCGCGCACCTGGCGGAGCTCGGCATTCTGGTGGCGCCCGGCGATTTTTACGGAACGGCCGGGGAGAGTTTCGTACGGGTGGCATTCACCGCGACAGACGAACGCGTCGAGGCCGCGGTCAGGCGCCTGGGCTGA
- the fdxA gene encoding ferredoxin — protein MTYVIAQPCVDVKDKACIEECPVDCIYEGSRSLYIHPDECVDCGACEPVCPVEAIFYEDDTPEEWKDYYKANVEFFDELGSPGGASKLGLIERDHPFIAALPPQNQ, from the coding sequence GTGACCTACGTCATCGCGCAGCCTTGTGTCGACGTCAAGGACAAGGCGTGCATCGAGGAGTGCCCCGTCGACTGCATCTACGAGGGCTCCAGGTCCTTGTACATCCACCCGGACGAATGCGTCGACTGTGGTGCTTGTGAGCCGGTCTGCCCGGTTGAGGCGATCTTCTACGAGGACGACACCCCGGAGGAGTGGAAGGACTACTACAAGGCGAACGTCGAGTTCTTCGACGAGCTCGGTTCGCCCGGTGGTGCTTCCAAGCTCGGCCTGATCGAGCGCGACCACCCCTTCATTGCTGCACTGCCGCCGCAGAACCAGTAG
- a CDS encoding GNAT family N-acetyltransferase, which produces MEFTGGGRLEVRITPADVGKRVSVRRLTGSGGAPAKFTDTVGVLTSWNEGVLLITRRTGESIRIPESALVAGKVVPAAPARRRGPAADFLELARVTARAWQPVESERLGEWELRASSGFTRRANSVLPLGDPGMPLDEALARVRTWYEDRGLPAYVQTATGAAGTQEELCAELEARGWRREVSAEVRIGALAPIGDLDVDVERVRLARSVDEAWLQRYQRSGVPGPHVLKVLGSGPSVWFASVPGGIGGPPAAIGRCVVDGRWAGFMAVEVDPTYRRQGLATSVMTALARRVLEEGASAAWLQVESDNDGARALYDGMGFATHHRYHHFRSA; this is translated from the coding sequence GTGGAATTCACCGGCGGCGGACGGCTCGAGGTCCGCATTACACCTGCTGACGTGGGCAAACGTGTATCAGTCAGGCGCCTGACCGGCTCCGGCGGGGCGCCCGCGAAGTTCACCGACACGGTCGGCGTTCTCACATCCTGGAACGAAGGTGTGCTGCTGATCACACGCCGGACCGGTGAGAGCATCCGCATTCCGGAATCGGCGCTGGTCGCGGGCAAGGTGGTGCCCGCCGCGCCGGCTCGGCGACGGGGGCCTGCGGCCGATTTCCTGGAGCTCGCGAGGGTGACCGCACGCGCCTGGCAGCCGGTGGAGAGCGAGCGGCTCGGCGAGTGGGAGCTGCGGGCGTCGTCCGGGTTCACCCGGAGGGCCAACTCGGTGCTGCCGCTCGGAGACCCGGGGATGCCGCTCGACGAGGCGCTGGCCAGGGTGCGTACGTGGTACGAGGACCGGGGCCTGCCCGCGTATGTGCAGACCGCGACCGGGGCGGCGGGCACGCAGGAGGAGCTCTGCGCGGAGCTCGAGGCGCGCGGCTGGCGCCGCGAGGTCTCGGCGGAGGTGCGGATCGGGGCGCTGGCCCCGATCGGCGACCTGGACGTGGATGTGGAGCGGGTGCGGCTCGCGCGCTCCGTCGACGAGGCCTGGCTACAGCGCTACCAGCGGTCCGGTGTGCCCGGGCCACATGTGCTGAAGGTATTGGGGAGCGGCCCCTCTGTGTGGTTCGCATCCGTACCCGGAGGCATAGGCGGTCCACCTGCGGCGATCGGGCGGTGTGTGGTCGACGGCCGCTGGGCGGGTTTCATGGCGGTGGAGGTGGACCCGACGTACCGGCGCCAGGGCCTCGCGACCTCGGTGATGACCGCGCTCGCCCGGCGCGTGCTCGAGGAGGGCGCTTCGGCGGCCTGGCTGCAAGTGGAGTCCGACAACGACGGGGCGCGTGCGCTGTACGACGGAATGGGTTTTGCGACCCACCACCGCTACCACCACTTCCGATCTGCGTAA
- a CDS encoding transglutaminase-like domain-containing protein produces MHDESPDPPADGPADRRRLFAEEARSGRPDLAMLCLLVGAEADPSMDEAALDAAQIELDRLAGLLPFGLTGPGEWASALAELLGGRCDFRGTPGDYQRLESSLLHEVLRRRRGLPILLSVVWIEVARRAGAPVYGVALPGHFVVGFGDPHEQVLVDPFAGGRLLTGPDAELLVAGATGAPLDPSMLTPADPLDVVVRILNNIRAWAATRPEQSDVALWAVDLSLLLPSHPARLRYERAQLLVQRGEFAMGAAELDAYADVVAAVDQTAADAIKGRARAARAMLN; encoded by the coding sequence ATGCACGACGAATCCCCCGACCCGCCCGCCGACGGGCCTGCCGACCGGCGGCGGCTGTTCGCCGAGGAGGCCCGCTCCGGGCGGCCCGACCTCGCGATGCTGTGCCTGCTCGTAGGCGCGGAGGCGGACCCCTCCATGGACGAGGCGGCCCTGGACGCGGCCCAGATCGAACTGGACCGCCTCGCCGGCCTGCTCCCCTTCGGTCTGACCGGCCCCGGCGAGTGGGCATCCGCCCTGGCCGAGCTCCTCGGCGGCCGCTGCGACTTCAGAGGTACACCCGGCGACTACCAGCGCCTTGAGTCCTCCTTGCTCCACGAAGTCCTGCGGCGCCGCCGGGGCCTGCCGATCCTCCTCTCGGTGGTCTGGATCGAGGTGGCACGCCGCGCGGGAGCGCCGGTGTACGGAGTCGCCCTGCCCGGCCACTTCGTGGTCGGCTTCGGCGACCCCCACGAGCAGGTCCTCGTGGACCCCTTCGCGGGCGGCCGCCTCCTGACGGGCCCGGACGCGGAACTGCTGGTCGCGGGCGCCACGGGCGCGCCGCTCGACCCGTCGATGCTGACCCCGGCGGACCCGCTCGACGTGGTGGTGCGCATCCTGAACAACATCCGCGCCTGGGCGGCGACCCGCCCGGAGCAGTCGGACGTCGCTCTGTGGGCTGTCGACCTGTCCCTGCTGCTGCCCTCCCATCCGGCGCGCCTGCGCTACGAACGGGCCCAACTGCTCGTACAGCGCGGGGAGTTCGCGATGGGGGCGGCGGAGCTGGACGCGTACGCGGATGTGGTGGCGGCGGTGGACCAGACCGCGGCGGACGCGATCAAGGGGCGGGCGCGGGCGGCGCGGGCGATGCTGAACTGA